A part of Paroedura picta isolate Pp20150507F chromosome 7, Ppicta_v3.0, whole genome shotgun sequence genomic DNA contains:
- the SERF1B gene encoding small EDRK-rich factor 1 isoform X1, translating to MKKGGNQRELARQKNMKKTQEQNKGKRKEDALSASQRKQRDSEIMQQKQKAADEKKTVQTGAK from the exons atgaagaaag GTGGGAACCAGCGTGAACTTGCTCGCCAGAAGAACATGAAGAAAACACAGGAACagaacaaaggaaaaagaaaagaggatgCTCTGTCTGCTTCTCAGAGGAAACAAAG AGATTCTGAAATAATGCAGCAAAAGCAGAAAGCAGCTGATGAGAAGAAGACTGTTCAGACAGGAGCAAAATAG
- the LOC143842376 gene encoding survival motor neuron protein-like, protein MAARSEDETLLFRRGTGQSDDSDIWDDTALIKAYDKAVASFKNALKNGDCSEPLEKTEQNAGTKRKNNKKNKSRKKSNAASQNQWRVNDACSAVWSEDGNVYQATINSINWKKGTCIVAYTGYGNKEEHRLSDLLPPIDAEGTNEERSAGENANEAQYSTDESDLSFQSPGNKHNRPKSAQWNSYFPLPPPPPPPPPPLGLGRTGSKFSGPPSFLSGWPPPFQAGPPLIPPPPPLSPDSSEDDEALGSMLIAWYMSGYHTGYYLGLKQSRMEATSGRHTHSK, encoded by the exons ATGGCGGCTCGAAGCGAGGACGAGACGCTGCTCTTCAGGCGCGGCACCGGGCAG AGCGATGATTCTGATATATGGGATGATACTGCCCTCATAAAAGCATATGATAAAGCAGTTGCATCTTTCAAG AATGCTTTGAAGAATGGTGACTGTTCAGAGCCTTTGGAGAAAACGGAGCAAAATGctggaacaaaaagaaaaaataacaaaaagaacaAGAGTAGGAAGAAAAGTAATGCTGCTTCACAGAACCAG TGGAGAGTTAATGATGCATGCAGTGCAGTTTGGTCTGAAGATGGTAATGTGTACCAAGCAACTATCAACTCGATTAACTGGAAGAAAGGAACATGCATAGTGGCTTATACCGGATATGGAAATAAGGAAGAGCACCGGTTGTCTGATCTGCTGCCACCAATAGATGCTGAGGGAACAAATGAAGAAAGAAGTGCTGGAGAG AATGCAAATGAGGCTCAGTATTCAACCGATGAAAGTGACTTGTCCTTCCAGTCACCCGGAAATAAGCACAATCGTCCAAAATCAGCGCAATGGAATTCATACTTCCCActgcctcctcccccaccaccaccaccaccaccactgggtTTGGGAAGG ACTGGGTCAAAGTTCAGTGGACCTCCATCTTTCTTATCAGGCTGgcctccaccatttcaagcaggaccACCG TTGATTCCGCCACCACCACCTCTGAGTCCAGACTCTTCAGAAGATGACGAAGCGTTAGGAAGTATGTTAATAGCCTGGTATATGAGTGGTTATCATACTGGCTATTATCTG GGTTTAAAACAGAGCCGAATGGAAGCTACATCGGGAAGACACACCCATTCTAAGTAG
- the SERF1B gene encoding small EDRK-rich factor 1 isoform X2 translates to MARGNQRELARQKNMKKTQEQNKGKRKEDALSASQRKQRDSEIMQQKQKAADEKKTVQTGAK, encoded by the exons ATGGCCC GTGGGAACCAGCGTGAACTTGCTCGCCAGAAGAACATGAAGAAAACACAGGAACagaacaaaggaaaaagaaaagaggatgCTCTGTCTGCTTCTCAGAGGAAACAAAG AGATTCTGAAATAATGCAGCAAAAGCAGAAAGCAGCTGATGAGAAGAAGACTGTTCAGACAGGAGCAAAATAG